TCTTTggcattatattattattattattattattattattattattgatgtgTATAATTTCAGTTCACTAGCTGTGCCCCAATGTCTGTTATTGTTTTCTGTGTACTTTTTGTCtgcttttttcactttctttagtCTTTATAGGGGGAAACTTGggctattttattcttttaacacACGTGTTTTGATGCTATTAATTTCTTTCCAAACATGGCTTTAGTTGCATTCCCCTGGGTTGGCTTATTTGCATCCTTGTACCTTTTTGCCTTTCCTCACAATCCCACCAGCTTCCCTAAAGCTTAACCACATCTATCCTGTAGTGATGCTACTATTGGCATCTCTGGCTGTCTCCATCTCTACCCAGAACTCTGTGCAATGTACATGCTTTGTTTACCCCTGACTTGGGCACCTTGTGGCCTCAAATCTATTAAACAAACACATGAGGGACCATTTGTGATGAATGGGTAAGGGTAAAAATgcaaagagagaacaaagagatCTGGAGTGCAGGAACAtggtgaatattttcttttcttttctttttttaaaatttttttgcacatttgtgttttgtttgtttgtgtaagggggttgggtcccctggaacaggagttatagacagttgtgagctgccatgtgggtgctgggaattgaacctgggtcctttggaagagcagacagtgctcttaaccactgagccatctctccagccccatgaataTTTTCTGATAGAAGAAACCACAAAAGAGTAAGATTTGCTAgagagaaatatttatttattgatgcTGTAAGATTGACAGGTCTTTAATCACATGCTTTAACTATAGTTTCTGTTCTGGCAGCTCATTCTCATAGATGGCTGATCTATGACCATGGGCACCTCAGATACAAGTGGGTGCTAGGAGCCTTAGCTATCTACATTTGGAGCCTCATATCTTGCACTGGCAGCACACGGGGACACAGCAGCAGGGCTTGCAACAGCTAGACTGACAGCAGCAGGGCTTACAGCAGCTGGACTGACAGCAGCAGGGCTTACAGCAACTGGACTGACAGCAGCAGGGCTTACAGCAACTGGACTGACAGCAGCAGGGCTTGCAACAGCTGGACTGACAGCAAGATGACCCACAACCTGAAGAGCAGCAGGGCTTACAGCAGCTGGACTGACAGCAACAAGGCTTGCAGCAGCTAGACTGACAGCAAGAAGACCCACAACCTGAAGAACAGCAGGGCTTGCAGCAGCTGGACTGACAGCAGCAAGGCTTGCAGCAGCTGGACTGACAGCAAcccccacaggagccacagcctcccttgcagcccccacaggagccacaggagCCACAGGAGCCACAACCTCCCTTGCAGCCTCCACAGGAaccacagcctcccttgcagccccCACAGGAGCTGCAGCCCCCACAAgagccacagcctcccttgcagcctCCACAAgagccacagcctcccttgcagctcccacaggagccacaggagccacagcctcccttgcagccccCACAGGAACCACAACCACCCTTGCAGCCCCCACAGGAGCTACAGCCTCCCTTGCAACCACCACAGgagccacaggagccacagcctcccttgcagcccccacaggagccacagcctcccttgcagcccccacaggagccacagcctcccttgcagcccccacagctggagcagcagcaggtgggcacacagcagcacacaggcttgcagcagcacacaggcttgcagcagcacacaggcttgcagcagctggagccacaggagccacagccccCACAGCTGGAGCCACAGCCTCCGGAACAGCCACAGCAGCTCATGGTTCTGGTGTTTGGTTGGGGGTGGAGTAGGTCAGAGGAACAGGTAGAGAGGGAAGATGTGCAGTGTGGAGCCTCCTGAGCCTGGGCCTTTATATCCCTGCCCAGGTCAGGTGTGAGGCTGCACGTGCTCACTTCCTGATTGCTCTTTTTCCCTAGTGCAGCTGTATGTCAGTGTAATTAACATTGCTCTGTCCtatgacccacttcctccacatCAGTAATTTTCctagagatcttcaggacttgGCAACCCAGGGTCTGGTGTTCCTGGGCACAGAGCAGCTTTACCCATCCCTGCACAGGGCTCTGCAGCCTGGGTATCTTACAGCATGGTGAGTTTTCTACTTGTTTATTCATGTCCACTCCTTTGTCTTGTGAAAACACTGGGCTGTTCTGGTTCTTTATTTAAAACGGACAAGATCGAGGTCCTGTTATAACCATGTCTCTGAGCAGAAAGTTCCAGGACTAGTTATCTGACTCTTTGCATGCTTTCAGGCTCCTTGCTTGCAGGCTTCTTGGCATCTGTATCGTCCTTGGCTGGTCTCTCTTCAGATCTCTCAGGGCCATTCTTCTCAGGTGCTGCCCTCACCCACactaattgaaagaaagaaagaaaaagaaagaaagaaagaaaagaaagaaagaaagaaagaaagagaaaaacacagaagAAGGTAGAGCAATTTGGCCTCCACCCTGGAAAATTTTTGTGATATAAACAAGCCATAGGTCAAGTCCTGGGTCAGAAGTAAGACTTTTTTTCAGATGCCCTGATCTTCAGAGGGTGTGTCTGCTGACTGTTCTTTCTTAGGACACTCGTAGTGGGTACTGTCTAAGCAGGGTGAACCAGGGAAAGCCTCGGGCTCTGCTGAGCAGCTCAGAGAGGCAGCCCACACGCCTCACACTCTCAAGGAACTTCCCAGGAAGACAGCTCGCTTAGAACCCAGAAAACCCCACAGAGATCATCCACCTGGGAGAGACGTCAAGGCCAGCAGGACTGTAAGACACAGGCTTCTGGGATCACAGAACAACTAGGTAAGATCAGCCCACAGCCCTGAGACTATGCTGAAAGGAAACTTCAGGCTATGGCGACCAGCAGCAGGGAGAGGAGCTTCAAAAACGCCCAGGCTCACTTTTTGATATTCAATTCCTATATATACTGGCGTGTCAAGACAGtatgagagaaaattaaaaaagcaagctATCAAAATAGGCATGTTGGTTCCATTATTTTGTTGCAATGATGAAACGCCATAAACAAAGGCAACTCatagaagaaagaattttctTTGGCTTATCCAGATGGAAAATCTGTCacggtggggaaggcatggcatggcagcagaagcaggaagctggctggctggctggtaaTTTCATCTGTGCATAGGAGGTGGGCTGAGGCCATAAACCACGAGAGCCCTCCAGCAGTGATGTACTTCTGCCAGCAAGATTCTACCTCCTAAAGGTGCCAAACCTTTCCAAACAGCGCCACCAACAGGGTACTAGGTGTTCAAATCGATGAGCTTACGGGGGCATTTCTCATTTGGATAATTACAGCAAAGACATGAAACCAGCCAAACTATTTAAGTTTGAGGTGGGAGatgcttttcattattattattatttgtttcttaTAAACCTCATTTAgttttgatgatttcctttatgATGGTTAGTGTTCAATGTCAACAGAATCCAGACTCCTCTGAGAGATGGGCCTCTGGGCATGACTGTAGGGGATtatcttgatttcattgattgaAATAGGGTGACTCATCCACTGTGGGTGGGACCACTCCCTGGCTATGGGCTTGGACTGTGCAAGTGGAGAGagggagctgagcagcagcagcagcagcagcaacaacaacagcatcatcatcatcatcatcatcatcatcaccaccaccaccaccacatcatcatcatcatcattagcagcagcagcagcagcagcagcagcagcagcagcagcagcagcattcatcactctctgctccctgattgtggatgccatgtgaccagctgcttcaagctcctgctgtcTCAACATCTCCAACAACTATACCCAGGAACTGTCAGccaaaataaactgtttcttcCTTAAAGTTGGCCTTTGTCAGAGTACTTTATCACAATAACAGGAAAAGGAACTAAGACACACGAAGAAAGCAGACAACTATAAAACTGTGACAGaaagggatggaaggaagagtggaggaagcaggaagaagagaaggaagaaggaaaaaagaaaaggaaggagggaagaagaaataaaggaagagaaggaaggaggggtgaggaaggcagggaggaaggaaaggaagggggtgGATGGAAATAGAATGAAGGAAGGACAACTGGAAGAAGTGGGTGCATTCAAACAATAAGATGCATTACAGAGCAGCAGTTGGTGTGGGAGAACCACATGCATGGGGCATGGGCAGATAACCAAGTGGAATGGAATGTAAGAGtccaattttaaaagatttacttaagttttgtttttttttttttgcacatacATTTTACCTGAATGTATGTGGATCATGAACATGCAGTGCCGTCTCTGAGATGAGTATGCCAAACATCCTGAAattagaattacagatggttatgagctgccatgtgggtactgagaattgtACCAGGGCTGTACAAAAGCAGGCAGTGCTGtcaattactgagccatctcttttgcTCCAGGATCTCAGTCTCATATAAATAACTTCTCATACATATCCATGAATGTTTAATCCTATTTAAACTCACTGGGGCTCGCATACACTGAAAGTAGAAGGGGGACTAATTGGAAAAGGGAGGGTGAACATTGGGAATGGGAGGCGACAAGGGTGGGTAATGGGGAAGTTAACTGGAATAAAAACATATGCGTGCAGGAGAATGTGGGTCGGAGGATCCGAGAGAATCACAAGTGAGCATGCTGTTTTTGTCTCCACAGTGGACAGGGAGATCAACACAGCGGGGTTAGAGAACAATGGGGCGGAACAAGGAGAACTAAagttgggggttttgttttgcagTAGAGGACAAATGGGATTCTCCTAGCAGTGCCCCTAAATGCACACAAGAAAGTGGCCATGTTCTCCAGGCAGACATCAGGCAGAGATACAAGGGTTCCTGGAGAGAGGTCTCCATTCTCACACACCTCCTTCTGACCTGCTCCACCTTCCAGCGAACACCAGAACCATGAGCTGCTCTGGAGGTTGTGGCTCTAGCCGTGGGtgctgtggctcctgtggctcCTGTGGCTCCTGCTGCTGCAAGCTTTTGTGCTGCTGCAAGCCTGTGTGATGCTGTGTACCCACCTGCTCCAGCTGTGggggctgcaagggaggctgtggctcctgtgggggCTGCAATTCTTGCTGCTGTGAGCCCTGTTGCTGGGAGTCTAGCTGTTGCCAGGCTAGCTGCTGCAAGCCTTGTTGCTCTTTGAGTTGTGGGTCTTCATGCTGTCAGTTCAGCTGCTCTCTACCCATTTGCTGCCAAGGCAAGATCTGAGGTTTTGACTGGTTGTCTAGGTCATCTCATCTATTTGAGGTTTCTGGAGATGAGTCTGGATTGCATCTCCAAACCCTGAAGCTCTGGTCTCACTTTGTGATCAGAATGTCTTTCCTTGATCTCCAAAGCTGGCCATTCTTCTATTGGGCAACAGAGGAGGGCAAAGTCCTCCTGTCTGTCACCTCTAATGGGAAACCCACATCTTTTTCCATGCCACCTAGGATGTGACTTCTTTACTGGGTATCCACAGCTCCCTTAGAGCCTCATGCATTCCTCCCTGCCAGTAGCATGAAAGCCACCGCTTTCATAAGATATGCTAGCACTGGCTCCTAtgcctgctttctctctttctttttgctttgctttgcttcttttGTCCCAAATGGGGCACTGTAAAACATTAAATAAAGACCTTTCTTGTGTATATGGTGCAGTTCTTATGGTGATTTTTTTGGTCATTCCCAGCCCCCCAAAACCCAACTCACCCTACATCCTATACTTCAACTATGTGTTTGCTTGAATGTTGATAATGACTTCTACACAGGCCCCATGAAGTCCTTgggtccacagaggccaggacaTTATGGCATTACTTTCtcaagaaaaggagagctgaggaGTCCTATCAAAGATTAACAGGAAAGGACAGCAGGGAACCAGAACCTTGAAATGCTCCTCTCAGGAGCTGGTGTTGGGGATGAGAGAGGATACTGTGCACTTGGATCTGGGGATCAGGGTGAGTGATCCTCCCACACAGGTCTGCAGCAGTCAGAGGGATACCTGTGTGAGGATAGATGCAGCACGCACGGGCCTGCTGGGTGCATGGCTGAGGGCCTGGGCTGTGCTGGCAGGGCTGCCTGCATGACCGCTCTAACAGGTGTCTGTTCTTGATACCTCTGCATGCTCATCTGCAAAACAGGGACAGCCGTATCCCCACACTGGGCAAAGATGGAGTGCGTGAAGCATGCGGAATGTTTAGCATGCAGGTGCATAGGTTCATGTGAAGGACACAGGGCATGAAACTGTTGTTTGAGGAACTGTCGTAGGAGGAACTGAGGAGTGTGAGGGACATGCAGGAGACTGGTCGCTTAGCTAAATCTAAGGAGCCGTTTGATGATGCTATGTGAGGGTAAGTCTGGAAGCTCCTTCCAGACTTAACTTCTGGTTTCCTTGGCAGGAAGCAGGTGAGGCATGATTTGAACCAGAAATCTTGACccagctcttaaaaaaaaaaaaaaggtatctaTGGTttaagtatgtgtatgtgggaGGGTGCTCGCGTGAAGGAGCTcttagaagccagaagaaggcgtcAGACCCTGGAGGTAGAGGTACAGGCCACTGAATGTGACTGCTGGGACCCAAACTCGGGGCCTCTGGAAACACAGCAAGTTCGTTTAGCTGCTCGACCATCTCtatagccaaacaaaacaaaacaaacgacaaaatagatagatagatagatagatagatagatagatagatagatagatttactGGCGCCCAGATGAGAGGCTAGGCAGAGTGGGAAATCTGATTTGTAATGCAATAGAAAAGACCTCAGGGTATGAAGGAATGGATGCACCATTCAGGACCTCAGAAAAAGCTTACTGTGGCTGCTGCCGCTGGTTTCTTCATCATTTGCTCCCAAAGGGGATTttctacgttttttttttttccttcatcttcttcctgtaTTCCATTTCGAAAATGGTTGGGAGAATGGCTGAACAATTGGGAAAGTTATTAGAGGATATGAAGGggtctgagagaaaaaaaattggatgaaataggaaagccagaagggtcatTCTATTCTCTCATTCTCAAAAGGGTTGCAGAGTTGTTGGCTGTGCAACTACAGGGGTTAATTACGGAGATGGAAACACTTGGGAAATGAGTTGTGTCAGAGAGTAGAGCAGGGAATAAAAGGGTTCAGACCCGGTGACTGAAAATGGCAGCATTCTGCAGGAGGAAAGTGAGAAGCAAATATGGCTTAAAGGCTGATGCCTTGCACACTTTCAGCTTCAAGTCCCTGAGCCCCTGGGTGAGATGGGGAGCCAGAGGTGCCGCCAGGAGGAAGGGAGGCTCTGAAGGGTGAAGGAAAACAGCCCGTTTTGAAAGAAAGGGTTAATCTCAAACCAACTGCGTGATGGTGGGCTGGTCTGGGGCTATGAAATTCCCACCATTAGCTTTCCCAGTAGTCACACAAGGTCTTCACTATCAAAATACTTGGTGCTTTTAGTCATTTGCAAAGAAGCCGTGACCAAGGGGCTAGAGGTCTCAGATATCAAAATGCCTGGTACTTTAATTGCATTGAATTTGGACATTTACAAAA
This is a stretch of genomic DNA from Meriones unguiculatus strain TT.TT164.6M chromosome 1, Bangor_MerUng_6.1, whole genome shotgun sequence. It encodes these proteins:
- the LOC110560045 gene encoding keratin-associated protein 5-2-like, with protein sequence MSCCGCSGGCGSSCGGCGSCGSSCCKPVCCCKPVCCCKPVCCCVPTCCCSSCGGCKGGCGSCGGCKGGCGSCGGCKGGCGSCGSCGGCKGGCSSCGGCKGGCGSCGGCKGGCGSCGSCGSCKGGCGSCGGCKGGCGSCGGCSSCGGCKGGCGSCGGCKGGCGSCGSCGSCGGCKGGCGSCGGCFQLLQALLLSVQLLLWVLLLSIQLLQALLLSIQLLQALLLSIQLLQALLLFRLWVFLLPVLLLQTLLLRVQLLQALLLPVQLLQTLLLSVQLLQALLL